One window of Thermodesulfovibrio aggregans genomic DNA carries:
- the mntA gene encoding type VII toxin-antitoxin system MntA family adenylyltransferase antitoxin, with translation MIVLEEIIEKIPAELAPNDIPTEIEAIYLYGSILKGKLRTESDIDIAILPNHRVDEMKALELISKIESVFTKIFKKFGISNEVSVLNMRSKYVSIELLHNIILNGVCIYEKSEVEHFEFKNFVIREYSDFKPFLKKFRAEKYGIIY, from the coding sequence ATGATAGTGTTAGAGGAAATTATTGAAAAAATTCCTGCTGAATTAGCCCCTAATGATATTCCTACTGAAATAGAGGCAATATATTTATATGGTTCTATACTGAAAGGCAAATTGAGAACTGAAAGTGACATAGACATAGCAATACTTCCCAATCACAGGGTTGATGAAATGAAAGCTCTTGAACTTATCTCAAAGATTGAATCCGTATTCACAAAAATTTTTAAAAAATTTGGAATTTCAAATGAGGTAAGCGTTTTAAATATGCGAAGTAAATATGTCTCTATAGAACTTCTTCATAATATAATTTTGAATGGTGTGTGCATATATGAAAAGTCAGAAGTTGAACATTTTGAATTCAAAAACTTCGTGATACGTGAGTATTCAGATTTTAAACCATTCCTTAAAAAATTTAGAGCTGAAAAATATGGAATTATATATTAA
- a CDS encoding polyprenol monophosphomannose synthase: MSALVILPTYNEAENVEKIIPKLLKHDVDILFIDDASQDKTAEKIRNWMNQSERINLIERPKKLGLGTAYVTGFKWALKRHYEYIFEMDADLSHDPAEIPNFIKKCNEGYDLVIGSRYTRGTISVVGWDFKRLLLSKLANKYATTILGLGFLTDVTSGYRCYRKGVLESIDLDNIKSNGYAFQIEMVYRAYKMGFKITEIPIIFYERNSGSSKMSKKIIREAAIMVWRLRLGK, encoded by the coding sequence ATGAGTGCTCTTGTAATTTTGCCGACTTACAATGAAGCAGAAAATGTAGAAAAGATAATTCCGAAACTGCTTAAACACGATGTGGACATACTCTTTATTGACGATGCCTCTCAGGATAAAACAGCAGAAAAAATACGAAACTGGATGAATCAGTCTGAAAGAATTAACTTAATAGAGAGACCCAAAAAACTAGGGCTTGGTACAGCCTATGTAACAGGCTTTAAATGGGCTTTGAAAAGGCATTATGAGTATATCTTTGAGATGGATGCAGACCTCAGTCATGACCCTGCCGAAATCCCGAATTTCATAAAAAAATGCAATGAAGGATATGATCTTGTAATTGGCTCAAGATATACTCGAGGAACAATAAGCGTTGTTGGATGGGATTTTAAGAGACTACTGCTTTCAAAATTGGCAAATAAGTATGCAACCACTATACTTGGACTTGGATTTCTTACTGACGTAACAAGCGGATATAGATGCTACAGGAAAGGAGTACTTGAATCAATAGACCTTGATAATATAAAGTCAAATGGATATGCCTTCCAGATAGAGATGGTTTACAGAGCCTACAAAATGGGATTTAAAATTACTGAAATTCCTATAATTTTTTACGAAAGAAACAGCGGCTCATCAAAGATGAGCAAAAAGATTATCAGAGAAGCAGCAATCATGGTCTGGAGATTAAGATTGGGTAAATAG